The sequence below is a genomic window from Eleginops maclovinus isolate JMC-PN-2008 ecotype Puerto Natales chromosome 20, JC_Emac_rtc_rv5, whole genome shotgun sequence.
ACATATTCaggcaacaatttattaatttGTGCACACAAGATGAACTATTTGCAGCCACTACATTGGATACAGAATGAGTAAAACTTGTGAAACGTCGTAATCTATTCAAATTTAAAACTTTAGTGAAAGTCCAGGATATACATTATGTGTGCAAATGCTGTGTTGGATCAATTTAATATACTTTATGTGCTTTTACGTTATTCGTTAAATCTATGTGTTGACCTGGTCATTAACAAGCTACCCTAAAACCCTTACCATGTCTTATTATCTCCGAGTATGCATATAGCAAACATCATAAATCATAATTTCTCAATGTCCTGGTAATTGCCTTTTATCAGCTATATGCTTTTTCAGTCAACATGTCTAGATAGCGTTTCCCCAAGCTAACATAAAGCTAATCATCTTTAAAACAGAGGGTGGTTGCTGTAATGAATGACTTGGCCTTTTGTTCTTCCATTATTTAATAATACCATTTCTAACAAGTTTATCAAAATTTGGGatctataaaaaatatataggttAAAAAGAATAGGCTACACcttgcaaaaataaaagtaaatcatGAAGATGATAtatatacctttttatttatttttgtcactttgTCAGCTCCGTGACTCAGTACATTTTGCGCAAATGCGTTAACTTGTGTAGTATTTTTGATGACATCATCTTGGATTTCCAATTTACCAACATAGCATTCTATAATAGCTACTGGACATGTGTAGCTAAATATACCCTTTGACTACATAATTAACTATTGtatcaacaataaatatgtttccaACATATACGTGATATCATATTGTTCTTGGTCATTGAGACTTACATGTGATgcttgaattattttaataaaattaGAAGTGTAGTGGTAATTGGCGTTGTAGCATGAACTGCTGGCAAGATGTCACTTTCTGTTTGGTTTAGTTGTCAAcgggagaagaaaaacacacctgGCCACAACATTTTCTCAGGGAAGCAAATAgtattagttatttttttgttgtaggGGTGATGTCCCTCCAAGATAAagaaacactacaggaaatgcaaaaaaaataaaagcattgttATGCAATCAACAGCAATTTGCATTAGTTGACTTTTTCCTGCCAGTTTCACACAAATGTCATTACAGTTGTACAGAGTATAAATCAATGAACCTTTCTATGTTGGGGAAAGTCCTGTGGCATTGTGGCAATTTGGTTGGGTTATGTATTAACTGGCAGCAGGTGTGTAGATTGAACTGGATGATACTGAAGGATTTGTGTTGTTGGTGGTGCGGATCTGTCTCCACACATGATGAATGATGTGACAATGATCTGAATGAGTGTACTACTGCCTCCTAGTGGTGGAATGAGGTATTTAGAAGGCTAGATTGTGTAGATTTTgacttgtattatttttatttaccaaTATGATAAAGAAATTCCAAGTTAAACAAAGTTAATCAATTGAcctttattattcttattaatTACTTcgttattgtcattattattattattattattattattattattattattattattattattattattattattattatattattgttattattattattattattattattattattattattattattattattattattatttattattatcttggttatagtttatttgtattgttttattttgttttgtcttcctttattttaccAAGTGGGATCACTATTTAttctattgtgttttattttttactatcaCACATTTTACCCGCTATGTCTCCTCAAGTGTTAAACTGTTATCTCATGGTATCATGCTGCATATGTGGTAAAAGGCTGTACTGTCTGGCCTAATGTTAAactgctgttgtgttttgaattgtgatgtgtgccttgttaaagcactttgagctgcacctgggGCATGAAcagtgctatacaaataaagcttgtATTATTAATTGTAAAGTCAACTTAAAGTTAAGTCTGTCCCCTGGGTTTAAACCTTTCTTAGACTGGATTAAGCCTTAAGGCTTATGTGCATAAATTAATTTTGAATAGTGAAATTTACTGGGGCTTATTCGAGAGTCTGGCTTTTAAAAGTGAATTCCCAATTGTTAATTCACAACATAAAACCATTCAAATGTGCATTGTAATTCAATAGCATTAATAAGCCTAGTGGGACACCATTGATCATTAATGTGCACCATGAAAGTGAAGTCAATAAGcacatttattcaagtatttAAGGCAATTTCTTAATTATTTCCATTGTTGCTACTTTATACCGCTTCAACACTATTCACAGGGGAATAATGCACTTTTTACTGCACTCCCTGACAGCTCTAGTTACTTTCGTCTCACAGCCCCCTCAGATTGTTCTTGTAATACTTTGAATGTTTAATAGTCAGTCAAACAATATATTTCCTGCTTAATGACTCCACTTTGACACTTTAGGTACACTTTACCTATAATCAAAACTTCAATCAATCAAACCTGGACTGACGATGCTTAAGCAATACTTATAGCCtacttattttttaactttgacCCAGTCAATCAGTTTGTTCTGCCTTCACTGAGCACAGGCCTGCAGCCTTGGGCTGctgtgctctctgtgttttatcTCCTTATTCCTGCCTGTTGGCGTCAGCTGATAGAGGTGTTATAGTGCTTTGCttgttttatcttgttatgcagaatgttgattattctctcaGAACCAGCTAAATACATGGAACCGGGTGAAATGTTCAtaattggtcgggcaaccgctgtaTCACCAgatggctgcagcaaatgtgttCGTCAATTCTCTGGCCGTAACTTCCAATACATTCTttagtgtttgccatcaagttccagcttCCCCTTGTTGTGTTTCAACTCCATGCTCCAGAAGTTACCATTGCATGATATTGCACATTAACTTATGAAAAGGATCCAATCAGTTATGTTTTTAACAATACtatgtgttgaaatgtgaaGTGTAATCTCAAAGAATCTCATATGCCTCAGAGTTCTCTGATGACATCTTTTATTGTTAGCGTATGCAGATAAACAGGCACTACAGTTTGGAAATGACAGCACTGTGCTAAAAAGGAACAGAAAGCCCTCGGAAAGTTTTTCTCAACATCGCAGATCAATGTgttcagacagaaaaaagagaagcatttgtttattttaaaatatgatttacaGTTATTCAGTGTATCACAGGAGATTCACAGTGGATGCAGCAGTTGTATCTTTTACACTACACTTGTTAAGTCCCATACACTGTAAAGACACTATTCAAGCCTTTAAACTCATCTTCAGTCATGACGAAGAAGGCCTGCatgttgtgtcagtgtgtaaACTGAGCCGGAGTACTGGAGTCAGATTCAGTCGAGGCGAGCTCACTCTGTTAAACATGATGGTTGAGAGTCTCTGCAAGGGCAGGGTGGTAGATTTTGATAAGGCAATGTTGATCTCACCCCCCAGAGCTTACAAAgagcaacatttgttttaaaagcacACAGAAGCACAGACAGAGTACAAGAGACATTTCCTTCTCTACTGGATATTTTAAGTGAACTTCTCTATGAGAGCAATAAAAGGCCACTGTCTCATCAATATTTCAGACACGGATCCTCTTTCTGCTCTTTTGTGCAGTCTTTTCTGTCTGCGTCAGTAAAACTACACTCACATTACTCATCGACATCGGTGTAGTTTACACCAACACCTGTGGTTACCCGGAGCAACAATCCAATCAACGTGTAGATGTACAGACACATGCACTGTTTACTCTTAGTCCGattttttgattaaaacaacaTAAGCAATAAAGACATGTACGTTTGGTACACACTGAAATAGACCAATCATGTCTGACTATGTTTTGCAATGCAAATCAAtggcatcatcatcatcatcatctgatAAGGTTTTAATTCCATCAAGACACTGTGAATAATTTGGTGGAAACAAATTGAGGCCATGCACTGGATCAGTCCAGATCAGAGCGGTTAAACAGTGTGTGGGATCAGCATGCACACAATCAGAGACGAGCGGGAAGCTGATAATGCCAAGTCACTAACATTCACTCATAGTAAACAATTAGCTGCAGTTgattggaaataaataaataaaatccttGGATGTGAAATGAAGTTGTTTCCAGGCAGGTTTTTTCAGTGCGCATAGGGTGATTATGACAGTCTGTGCATCAAGACAAACCGGAGGAGACACAGAATGAAAGGTAATAGTTATAGCAGTATCAGTGACAGCGGAGGGAATTGTAAACAACTCTTGCTCTGTCATGGAGAGTacatatttccatttcaaatagAAGCACTGCtgagtggatgtgtgtgtttattatacCTATGATATTTTCTCGGCCCATAATACTAATTCAGTGTCATGCTATGGAGAGCAGCAGGAAAACAACCAAATgcattaaaggaatagtttgacatatTCTTATTCtgcttattctttttttttacaaataagaTGAGAAGATCAATACTACTCTCATGTTTGCGCACGACATACAAACTAATAGccatttagcttagcatagcataaagaCATGAAGCATGAGCAATTGAGCTAGCCTAACTTGTTTTTCAATACTTCCTAAATAAAATCGTGTTTAATCTATACAAAAAGGTGACCTGGTGTGGTTTAATTGGTGGTTTGTGCTATATATCTTTGTTGGCCAGACGCAATAATACCGTTAAACTGCAATTCATAGGATATCTTACAATTTTGTACTGATTAAAGTAGTTGACACTGCGAGCCTAACACTCTCTTGATTAAACAAAGGATATTTCAATTGTTACCTTTTGAGCTTTAGAGGAGGTGGTAGGCatttttggtttctttaaaAGGATGCAAGTATAGCTGTTTTGTTCTTTATGCTAAGTTAAGCTAACCTGGCCCTGAATGTACTTTCACAAACACGAGAGTAGTATGAATCTAATTTTCAGATGCAAATAAGGAAATATCCTAAAACTAATCCTTTAATTTTAACACGTACATATttcacagagagaaaagaacaCTGTATTCAATGAGAAGAAACTGTACAAGCATCcagactgtaaaaaaaagataaaaatatatacatgaaATGCACAATGCATAGCTCAGGCTATCCAGGCACGACTGACGATACCGTGTTGGTGTCATGATGTGAGAACATACTGtgtagcatgttagcatcaCATCTGAAACACAGCTACACAGAAGagactgaaacacttttactTCAGGTGCAGTATCTGGATGATGATCTTGTTTCAGTAAAGTCTTTCGTTGTGATGAGTGCTGAGATGAGGACGGCTCACTACGCCCGACGTGAAGAAGGAAGCTTTGCTCTCAAGTCTCTGGCAATATGCAGTTATGACCGGATGGTTCAGTCTGGGTTTTGCCCTCCGACAACACATGAGCGGCAGCAGCTACATCGGCTCCACGTAATTGGCTGGGTAAAGACCCAGCTGGCCGCTGTCTAGGCGACCTTTACACCAACCCTGCTCGTCCTCGTCCTCAAGCTTCAGCAGCTCGTCCCCTTTATCACAGGAGAAGAGGGAAAAATATACAACAAGAAGAGATTATGAGACTTTATGTAATACAGTCAATGTTAACATAGATCCTAGCAGTCAACAAGAACATTAAAGGGATATTCCACCCAAGATAATGTAATGATTTTGTGAAGGAAAAGTGTTTTGAAAAGAATAGCTTGGCATTTGAGGGAAAATGATACACCGTTTTATTTAAGATTAATAAATTATCATAtctatgtttttaatattaagcTTCAGTCGGTagcagcttagcttagcataaatactgCAAATGTGAAGGTGAATACTTTATTGAAATCAAAACCTAGTTGATAGGGCATTGGTTTTGTGAACTAGTGTAGTACCAAACCTTGCGCCACAACGATTACAGATACTCGAAATATAAGTTAGTCCTTCCTTTGACTTCATGAAACATAAAGACAGTAAAGCAGTAGGAACTCTTCTTGTCACTGTTTTGTGTATTCATCTTGCTATGCAAAACGTTTCTTTTACTGACCTAACGTTTCTGTTACTGTTACTAACCTGCTCTGAAGGTGAGCTCGTCCTGCTCTTGGCCATCGTAGTCGTAAAGCGCTTTTACTCTCACGCCTTTCACCACGTCCTCGTCGAAGGGGTTGGCTCCTCCGTTGGTGTCGTTGCCCGAGTCTGGGGCGGTCTGATCCTCGTCCGACCACTCTGTGGAGGCCGTGTATGCCTGGTTCTTTTCGTAGCTGCTGACACTGAAAGTAACGCATTACAGAGGAACATTGATGTTCAGTCTGACCAGAAACAGATATCACTGTCACAAAGTCAAAATGATACCTCTGCTGCTACAACAACAACCGCTACAGTGTAGGTTTTACTTTGTTGCTGTGTTAGTGTTTTTCCTTTActtaatgattttttaaagatatactCCTGCACCGCTACAGTACCTTAGTTGCACTGTGTTGTGGTTAGAAGATGGCAATAGTAACttgtaataaaacacatctgcttaataaaatgaagaatattattaaaatgtttttcaatccTACCTCCCCTGGTCTTCAGCCTGAGCATTGTTGACAGCTGTTGTGACGTTGGTCAGCATGACTCCGTCGCTGCTTTtctttgacttttctttctttgaaatgttatgGGTAAGGTCGGGGTTGtattcctgaaaaaaaacaacacacagactATTTAGCTTTGGTATTTGCACTGCACAGGAAATACTCTTTAATCCAGGTAGCACTCAGTGTGTCAcgtttaattattatatattttgagtcACATCTATCAGTATGATTATCCCTGACaataccatccatccatcttctacCACTTATCCGGTGATGGGTCGTGGAGGAAGCAGTTCCAGCAGAGCGCCCCAAACTTCCCTCCTTAGGGAGGCggccaggtggcatccttaccaGGAGCCCAAACCTCCTCAACTGGATGACGGACCGGTAGatagagagctttgccttctgcGACTTATCAATATGATGCTCCTTAACATTACCCAATACCCATATTTCTTAACCACATTTTAACACGCCTTTGGAAAATGGTCGGCTCCCACTTTACTTAATGAGTTATTTTTATCTCAAGCaggtgtatgtgtttgtgagcagcatttcagaaaaaaaaaaaccacaagcCATTCATTACACTTGGCTGAAGGGTGGAGTATGTGCAAGGGAAGAatagaatatacccttaatcgttccacagaggggaaatttacattctgcatttgacccatcccagTGTTAGGAGCAGTAGGCTGCCATAAGTACGGcgccggggagcagtgtagggaacggtgccttacTCAGGGACATCTTGGTAGCActttctgggacttgaaccggtgaacTTTCAGTTTCCAAGCCAAGGCCGTATGGCCTTTGCCACCACTGCCTTCAACAGTTTTCTAATGGATTTGAATCACAATACCAGTTCATTTTTGACTGATGAAAAGGCCTTCACAAAAGTCTGTGCTGTCCgatttccctttcctctcgAATCTTTGGTAACCTTTGTTTTAGATAGATGAtgttaaaggaatagttcaatATTTGGGTAAATTTGCTTTTTTGCTCTCTTGCCAAAAGTTATATGAAGAAGAAATTACTGGTGTCTTGAGGAAGCTACTGCAACTGGACAAGAATTAGTCCACCACATAACATAATGTACACTTTCAATACATATACAAGATTTGGATAACATTTTTATTAGTTACATTTAGACAAAGCCGGGCtatttgtttcctctttcttcttgtctttaTGTTAAGTTTTCTGACTGTAGCTTCAGCATCATAGTAAAGGTACAAACATAAGGGGtttacacattttctcatcTAACTCTGAAAAAGGATCTAAAAGGAAATttaccaaaatgtaaaactattccTTTCCCACTATATAAAGCACAACACTGCAACTCCCGTAGTGATGACGCCTTAAAGGTCTTGTGTCTCTACCTCAAACTGTGGCCAGTTCATATGCATGCCGGGGCCGTGAGTGTTGCTGAACCACTTCAGATCTTCCTGCGGGCTGGACGATGTGATGGTGCATTCAAGTTCTGCGTACACTGCGGCATAGCTGTGAAAAAGACAGCAAGTATTTAACATACATGTAAAGGATTAGCGGACTTCTCGtcttttaaactgtttaataaacatctcaaaaccTTTGGTCTTCCGTGAGGTTGAGGTGGCGTTTAACATCCAACAGCACCTCCCTGAGGAAGCTGAGCCTCTTCTCCTCAAACTGCTGGGACTGATCGAACACCAGCTCCATGTTCTCCATGTACTGCGGAGTGCACTTACTCAGCTCGTCGAGAGCCTTCTCGTACTTCTCCTTAGCCTaggtggaaacacacacaaccaataCTTAACAGCctgaaataaatgatattttacGATATTTAGGGACAACTAAGGCTCTTTAGTTCAGAGGTTCAATGCTATCCTTCCAAGTGTCATAAACGGGTTTTTAAAGCACAAGAAAGAATGTAGTGTGAAGGTCAAGGGATTTAAAAGGGACCAGAGTCCACTTAGCGAGAAGGAAGCCAATGTTTGAGTAGTGATGGAAAGGGGGATGTGTAGTATTCAGTCACACGTTATTAATGCTACACTGGCTACAGCTGTGGTGCCTTTATATCACCTAACCCAGAGAAACCGGCTCTACATCTAAAAATAGCCTGTGAGTGGATTTTGGCTTAATTGTAGAAAACAGCTTCTGCATAGTAAGCTGCAGCAGCAGTCGATGCACTTACCTTCTGTGAGTCCTGTTTGCATTTCTCCAGTTTCTCAGAGAGTTTCTTCTGCTGATCAGCGGCTACTGAGGCCTCTCCCTTGCTGTTGGCCTCTCTGGTGGACGCCAGCTTCTCCTCTTTGCAGGCCATGTGGTAGGATTTCTTGGCAGCCTCGAGCTAAAATAACAAGATGATATGAACAAATATGACCTTTAAGCCAAAGTATAAGATATtaatattgttaatattgttcTCCCAAACTAATAGTCCGAAATCCTAACAATACTCAGTACGATATTACATAAGACACAGAAAGGCAACAAATACTTAAAGCTTAAAGCTGAGttgataaaaacacaattcctCACCTCTTTTAGCTTTTTGGCCCAGGGTTTCTGGGCCTTCTTGAAGCCCTCGTCTGCCTCTTTGGTTTCCTTGAATCCTCCCATCATCTGTTTGTGGTACAAGTCTTTCTGCCAGTTCTTGACTTTCTCAAAGTCCTCGTTAATCAGGCTGTTTTTCACATCCTGGTGAAGCTCGCTCAccttctctgcctctgtcaTCAGCCCAATCCAAGCTCGC
It includes:
- the pacsin1b gene encoding protein kinase C and casein kinase substrate in neurons protein 1; translation: MSGAYDESASQEETTDSFWEVGNYKRTVKRIDDGHRLCNDLMNCIQERAKIEKAYSQQLTEWSKRWRQLVDKGPQYGTVERAWIGLMTEAEKVSELHQDVKNSLINEDFEKVKNWQKDLYHKQMMGGFKETKEADEGFKKAQKPWAKKLKELEAAKKSYHMACKEEKLASTREANSKGEASVAADQQKKLSEKLEKCKQDSQKAKEKYEKALDELSKCTPQYMENMELVFDQSQQFEEKRLSFLREVLLDVKRHLNLTEDQSYAAVYAELECTITSSSPQEDLKWFSNTHGPGMHMNWPQFEEYNPDLTHNISKKEKSKKSSDGVMLTNVTTAVNNAQAEDQGSVSSYEKNQAYTASTEWSDEDQTAPDSGNDTNGGANPFDEDVVKGVRVKALYDYDGQEQDELTFRAGDELLKLEDEDEQGWCKGRLDSGQLGLYPANYVEPM